Genomic window (Corticium candelabrum chromosome 3, ooCorCand1.1, whole genome shotgun sequence):
gtgcagctctgggacttgacaccaaggcccacacgtacccgtctgctgcatgatgttgctgccaagccagcggtcttgtccaccccagtcaatgaccaggtactcatttatactcctgagtcgagagaagcaagtgtgggtgagtttcttgctcaaggaaactgcgacagtgtcgcctccaccaggatcgaaccttcaagcctcatcacggaatacaagatcccggatgtcatcaccaacgctctaccatctgctccaccgcccgcccccccccccccccccacacacacacacacacgcacactcacgcATGGACGGGAGAGACTGACTCTAGTCTGTGCTGACAAAAAGAACGTTACAGATGATTTAGTATGTCTCTCCTCCAAATGTGTTTATTGAAAGAGACGAGAAGCAGTAGCAAAAAGTTCAATGCTTATACGTACAGTACCAGTAAAAACTATGCAGTCATGTTaaagatcccggatgttgcaATACAATTCCCGGATCAAAACTCGTCTGGCCATATCGAAGGTGTACAATACGCTGGTTCAATCCATTGAACAATTTTACGGCTTCGATTTCTTAGTCCAAGCGGAGAGAAAACTTGCAAGCTATagtttttttaaatttattcaACTCGCAGTATGTTGTCTCTAGAGGTGCCCTTAGTTGGGTCAATTCATGCTCAGAGTTTACTTCAGGCTGTGCACCGTCTGAAGCCAGCCAGTACTCAGGAGTGTACCTGGGGCATTTATGATTTATGGGTAGGTTCTCTTGCTGCTCTAGCTACAGTGGACCTCCCAGTGAGCTCAACATCCTGTAGCTACTCTAGTGAATCTATTAGTTACTGTAACCAGGTTTACTGGAAAACATTTGTAGATATTTGAATAGTGTAAATACTTTACATTACGCGCCAAAGAGTCTTGGAATCTAAATTAGCATCTTGAACGTGCTACAGAGTAGCGTAGACGGGGTACGGCAGCTAGGGGCGAGAGAGACTTTGCTCGAGTCTCTATGTGGCTTCTAGTTGACAAAGAAAACGCTACTAAGGATTCAGTATGTCACTCCTCTAATCGTGTTAAatcaccggcgtagcgtcgggggGAGGGGGGGAGGCTGTAGCTCTTCAAAACTTTGGGCGTCAATCCGCTTTAAGcaaaactataattttaagttactaaacagtgacagtccaCTTAATgtcagagtagtatgttgacaaTCGACGACGTTAATTGACTCTACTtctttgacaatacacatcaccATTTCAGTATGATGAAACtagtgtcgagaagtcgtggacacggaAAGTAcgcatgaccatcacttatttgagacgtTTACTACGCTATCCGGCAACGGAAGAGTCAAAGAAAACCGCATCAAAAagcatgcagaagcctatccatcaattattttaattaaaggggaactcccatGAAAATAGAAGTAACGTTCTCATGATAGTACTAAGTGGTCTGATTCTATtggtacctttctttcttaatagaactctttctgaacggagaaattgagcttccaACGTGGGGGCGTAACCCTATGGTAGTCGCCATTTTGAGATGATGACGTACGAATATCTTACCGATTGCGCATGTGTTGTCATCAGAGTATATGGCGTAGCTTCCGTACAGTTTTGAGCCCGAATGTGATGACGCTGAGAGCAGTTCGAGTTCGGGAAACTCTCATGAAATTGATTCGGACACAGGGGACGAAATCCCCGAGCGCTTGGTCAACTCAGACTGGTGCACATGTGGTCAGTGTGTTGTCATGCCCACTGCCTTTGCTGCCAAGAGTTTGACACGCTAAGTTAGAGACTCTGTGGTTTACGGTGTGTGGTAGAACACGCAACTTTTGAGCTTGTCTGCCTCAACTACGACGTGTCCTCAGTGGTAGATGTCACTGAAGATTTCTTCACAGAACCTCTGAATCACAGGTTTCTTGACACAAGTGCGTACGGTATtgccattttgtttattgtctttcACTTTACAGGCTTTTGAGGTCGACAGCATACAGGCAGTTCACACATTGGGCTCTTACGAGACTGGGCAGGCGTGCTAAAATGGTCATACCATCATGTATAGTTTTGCTATTCGAAGACCTTTCCCAGAAGAAGGCGAAGTGTACGTGGGGTTTAGGGAGCATCATGATTAGACATGATTTTGACAATAATGCTTGTAACTACCTAATTCTAAGAATCTGTGTCAACTAATGTCCCATCTTATACATGCTATAGCGTTTATATGCCATAGTTGTATGTTCTATGTAAATCTTGTTTTACGAGCACTAacaacagtttccttgagtgGTCTTTCACAGGTGGCAATGTTGGCTGGTAAAATCACTGGAGGTTGTCTGGCTTTGTGTTTTCGAAGAGGTTGTGGATTCAGCTGTCGTTTATTTAAAACTGCTTTCAGGATTCCTTGCAGATAGCCGTAGCTCTTTGATTCAGTGATGGGCTTTGCAACCCAGATCTTGGTAGGTTTGGGAAAAACCACCTTGTATCTCACTTCTCCACTGCTAGTGGTAGCTTGCCTTCTTCCTGTGTTGTGGTTATGATCAAGTGCAGCCAGCTATGTTCTTGCAAGCATCCCCTTGTAGCTGAAATGTTGCCTCTTAGGACAATATTTAGTGAGAAGAGCATGGTAAACTTCCAAATTACCAGTGTGGCTGAAGTCCGTTAGCTTGTCAAGGTCTTTCAAAAGCTTCTTGTTTAGGACTACCGACTTCAGTGCATCATGTGCAGGAGAACATTTCTTTAACCACTGCTTTCGTTGGCTCTCTTCAAGTGACAATTCGTTGTGTTCACACTTGCCAAAAGATGTAGCATTCTCCCATGAATGGACATTGATTGTATGGTAAATAATAGAAATCCATTTCTCTCTTAGATTTTCAGCCTGTCTATTACATGATTTTGATGACCACCACAAGTGATTTGCCACAGATCTTATCCATGGAAGAAGGTTACTACAGCCCTTTGCCTTACCCAGTTGGGTTAACTTTTTGATAACACTTTTTGAAACGTGCCAAACATCATACTGATGATCTATATCAGGGAACTGCTTTTTCATGACAGACGTTATCTGCAGGTGTCTATCAGTAGCAATTTGAGCCACAGTTAATCCTTTAGTTACTAGCTCATTGACTGATCGTAGAAACCCCTCTTTTTCCATCCCAACAGAATTGGAAACTTCGCTGACCTACACCAACTGAAAATCAACAGTAAGCCCTGTATCTTGCTCCACTAGAgtatatgtacaatatttagCGGAATATCCAGGGCTGTCACATCGTCCATCTCCCAGTAGGTGTAAAGGGTTGTCTTTGAAGTTTTCTAGTATAGATTCCTGGTGACTCTTCCACGTTTCATTAACCACAGGACACAGGCATTCATCTTGCAATCGATAAAATGATGATTCCGAGATGAATTGCAATTTTATGATTTGAGCAAAGTGGCTGAATTTGCTGAATGTTCCTCCTGACAACAGAATCCCTGCTGCGGTTATAAGATTTCCGGCAGGTAGACCAGCAACAAGTGGTTGGGACTGCCAGTTTACATTATGCCCTTTTGAGCACTCCATTTTTACTACTAACATTGTTCCACTTGTTGattctgattggctgactACAGAAGAGCCACATGTTGGGCAGAATCGGAACAGTTCACTCAAGGAATTTCTGAAAACAATGAATTTTTGGTCCTCTTGACCACCCATTTCGATATCCGAATCTTGTGAAGTACAAGATGTGTCAAAGACGCAGTATTTCtctgtttcactgtctgtaTTAGGAGAATGTGCCTCTTCATCAGACTCTGTGGACTGACAACTGTCAGTTACTGGTGTTACTAACCATGGGGCAATTTGTGGTGGCTGAAGTTGACTAGAATGCATGTCCTCGGGAATTGGTGAAGATTCTCTCACACAGTATGAATGTTCCTTTGTTTCAGCCAGGTGTCTAAGATCATATTGCGTTGAAGCATCACAAAATTCACGTGCTTTGGTTCCAGGagaattgttttctttgtcgATTTCTTGGTGGTGCTCATAATCATCATCAGAGTCAGGCACTCTAGCAACCTTAGCATGTTGTTTCATTACTTCAGTAAGGGCCTACATCAACAGGGTCTGCTCTAAGTGACAGGTTGATTGAAACAGACAGTAAATAGTAACCTGATTGTGTCTTCGTTTCTGTCCTGTTGATCGTTGTTTTCGTTTGGAGGTGAAAGTGAAAATTGTTGGGACAGCATCTGGCTTGAGGTGAATTCGTGGTTTTGTTCCCAGTAATTCTGCTTGCAAATCTCGTTGAAAACAGTCCGGTTCGAAGTGTTCACTGCAGACCAAGCTACTACGTCTAGCAGGAGGATTCTGTAATCGAAGCTTTGTCGGCCATTGTTTCAGCAGAGGCTTGTTCCTAAGAGGTAAGTGATGAAAGCGCACACCACGTTTGCGATCTCCGTCCTTGTTGTTGCAACCGAACGCAATACAGTAAACCATTCTTTGTAATGTAATGGACAACTCACAAGTCAACGGCAGTAGACTAGCTGCAATATTACTTCTACGTAGTGAAATTATAGTCTCTACTCGCACATTACAACATGCCCTATTCAGTCAGCGTGACCGTATCAGGTCGTTTTCAGTCACGGCATTTGTTCCGCCTAGTCAACCTTGTACGCGTATGGCCTGAGGTAATAGTAAATGACATTACCACGCATCGTAGACGGCTCACACCCAAGGACGTTCTTAGTGAGCATCCAAGATACTGTGTTATTAGATGCTACATcctttcaaattctgactgaccCTAGATATATCCTCGCAACACAGAGCAACATACGCGAGTAAGATATTGCTACGTCATCatttcaaaatggcgactgCCATAAGGTTACGCCCCCATGTTcgaagctcaatttctccgttCAGAAAGAGTTGTATTAAAAAAGAAAGGTACCAATAGAGTCAGAGCACTTAGTACTATCGTGAAAACGTTACTTGTAAtttcgtgggagttctcctttaagtaAGTGTAGTTATTGaaggtcgacaacccgattgacaGGAGCATGGAATTTCCTGCCGCTTtgctacctaatgatttgcttgcactccgtGGTACTTTCTCCAAAGGTTATTCTAACTAACTAGCTAacctatattgctcgctataTTACAAAAGTGATaaaaattggtcaacgtcgtttgcactgaattggtcttctatattctattgtcatcaaaatgccatttaatttgcaattgatCATC
Coding sequences:
- the LOC134177630 gene encoding uncharacterized protein LOC134177630; this translates as MEKEGFLRSVNELVTKGLTVAQIATDRHLQITSVMKKQFPDIDHQYDVWHVSKSVIKKLTQLGKAKGCSNLLPWIRSVANHLWWSSKSCNRQAENLREKWISIIYHTINVHSWENATSFGKCEHNELSLEESQRKQWLKKCSPAHDALKSVVLNKKLLKDLDKLTDFSHTGNLEVYHALLTKYCPKRQHFSYKGMLART
- the LOC134177631 gene encoding uncharacterized protein LOC134177631: MKQHAKVARVPDSDDDYEHHQEIDKENNSPGTKAREFCDASTQYDLRHLAETKEHSYCVRESSPIPEDMHSSQLQPPQIAPWLVTPVTDSCQSTESDEEAHSPNTDSETEKYCVFDTSCTSQDSDIEMGGQEDQKFIVFRNSLSELFRFCPTCGSSVVSQSESTSGTMLVVKMECSKGHNVNWQSQPLVAGLPAGNLITAAGILLSGGTFSKFSHFAQIIKLQFISESSFYRLQDECLCPVVNETWKSHQESILENFKDNPLHLLGDGRCDSPGYSAKYCTYTLVEQDTGLTVDFQLV